One stretch of Oceanipulchritudo coccoides DNA includes these proteins:
- a CDS encoding ribonuclease E inhibitor RraB: MRKILTTVLIAMSIFSKIFGSSPESGIEIPNKVISIKQIEEMFVSMSKNPGWDMNGPLLWGYFFTNTTPEQLEKTMKILEERGYRFVEIFVSKKDNPDDPDLFWLHVEKVETHTPVTLDKRNDEFYILADELGLDSYDGMDVGPVEKE, from the coding sequence ATGAGGAAAATCCTTACCACTGTTCTAATTGCTATGAGCATATTTTCTAAGATATTCGGAAGTAGTCCGGAAAGCGGAATTGAAATCCCGAATAAAGTTATCTCGATCAAACAGATTGAGGAAATGTTTGTGAGTATGTCAAAAAACCCAGGGTGGGACATGAATGGGCCACTTCTTTGGGGATACTTCTTTACAAACACGACTCCTGAGCAGCTTGAAAAGACAATGAAGATCTTAGAGGAAAGGGGATACAGGTTTGTAGAAATATTTGTAAGTAAGAAGGACAATCCTGATGATCCTGATCTTTTCTGGCTGCATGTAGAGAAAGTAGAAACTCATACACCGGTTACTTTAGATAAGAGAAACGACGAGTTTTACATTCTAGCTGATGAACTTGGATTGGACTCATATGACGGAATGGATGTTGGACCGGTTGAAAAGGAGTAG
- a CDS encoding type II toxin-antitoxin system HicA family toxin: MPRKIRELLSVLKKNGFSDRGGKGSHRNLRHPKGIRITISGRPGDDAKRYQEKEVELVLRKVRDEKEK; the protein is encoded by the coding sequence ATGCCTAGAAAAATCCGAGAACTTCTGTCTGTCCTGAAAAAGAATGGATTTTCAGATCGGGGTGGAAAGGGAAGCCATCGGAATCTGAGACACCCGAAGGGAATTCGGATCACAATTTCGGGAAGACCGGGAGATGATGCGAAGCGCTATCAGGAGAAAGAAGTCGAATTAGTACTAAGGAAAGTAAGAGATGAAAAAGAAAAGTGA
- a CDS encoding type II toxin-antitoxin system HicB family antitoxin, with the protein MKKKSDAYLKVVEWSEEDQCYIGTCPGLMFGGVHGHSEDKVYKELCQAVEEWIEDSEKEGIPLPEATAGRNYSGKFVLRVGEESHKALTIRALQKGESLNSYCKKVLEKGAV; encoded by the coding sequence ATGAAAAAGAAAAGTGATGCCTACTTGAAAGTTGTTGAATGGAGCGAAGAGGATCAGTGCTACATCGGGACCTGTCCTGGGCTTATGTTTGGTGGCGTGCATGGACATTCTGAAGACAAAGTTTATAAGGAATTATGCCAGGCGGTTGAGGAATGGATAGAGGATTCAGAGAAAGAAGGAATTCCGCTTCCAGAAGCTACGGCTGGGAGAAATTACAGCGGTAAGTTTGTTTTACGAGTTGGAGAAGAATCTCACAAAGCACTCACGATCCGAGCCCTCCAGAAAGGTGAAAGCCTCAACTCCTACTGTAAGAAAGTATTGGAGAAGGGTGCTGTTTGA
- a CDS encoding type II toxin-antitoxin system Phd/YefM family antitoxin: MNTVLSLFSASVSELKKNPSGLLQQSDGEPVAILNHNRPTAYLIPASTYEEMLERLEDAELMEIVESRKGQKSRAKEVSLDEL, from the coding sequence ATGAATACTGTTTTAAGTCTATTTTCAGCAAGTGTCTCGGAATTAAAAAAGAATCCGAGCGGTTTGTTGCAACAGTCTGACGGAGAACCGGTTGCAATATTGAACCACAACCGTCCAACTGCCTATCTTATACCGGCAAGCACATATGAAGAAATGCTTGAGCGTCTAGAAGACGCGGAATTGATGGAGATCGTGGAGTCCAGGAAGGGTCAGAAATCTCGGGCCAAGGAAGTTTCCCTTGATGAGCTATAA
- a CDS encoding type II toxin-antitoxin system RelE family toxin translates to MSYKLLFLPSARKEWDKLGSTVREQFKKKLAERISDPVVPSDRLTGQKNYYKIKLRSSGYRLVYEVEKKTVSIFVIAVGKRDNSQVYKKALKRRR, encoded by the coding sequence ATGAGCTATAAGCTGTTATTCCTCCCATCAGCGCGGAAAGAGTGGGATAAACTCGGTTCCACAGTACGGGAGCAGTTTAAGAAGAAACTTGCGGAGCGGATTTCGGACCCAGTTGTCCCTAGTGATCGGCTAACTGGACAAAAGAATTATTATAAAATTAAACTCAGGAGTTCAGGTTACCGCTTAGTTTACGAAGTAGAAAAAAAGACGGTTAGCATATTTGTCATAGCGGTGGGGAAGAGAGACAACTCACAGGTTTACAAGAAGGCACTGAAAAGGCGACGATGA
- a CDS encoding type II toxin-antitoxin system Phd/YefM family antitoxin, with protein sequence MTTISATKARANLYTLIDETNESHEPIQITGKRGNAVLVSEDDWRAIQESLYLQSIPGMVDSIKKARKEGPGKASKELKW encoded by the coding sequence ATGACCACAATTTCAGCAACAAAGGCGAGAGCCAACCTGTACACCCTGATTGATGAAACGAATGAATCACATGAGCCGATTCAGATCACCGGCAAGAGGGGGAATGCAGTTCTAGTTTCAGAGGATGATTGGCGAGCCATTCAGGAGAGCCTGTATCTGCAATCTATTCCCGGCATGGTGGACTCGATTAAGAAAGCTCGAAAGGAAGGGCCTGGTAAAGCATCCAAGGAATTAAAGTGGTGA
- a CDS encoding Txe/YoeB family addiction module toxin: protein MVKYTVIYSRQAQKDAKKLKKSNLKESALELIKVLEKNPLQNPPRYEALRGELKGCYSRRINIQHRLVYEILEEEKIVHVLRMWTHYE from the coding sequence GTGGTGAAATACACTGTTATTTATTCGAGGCAGGCGCAGAAGGACGCCAAGAAATTAAAAAAGAGTAATCTTAAAGAATCTGCCTTAGAATTAATTAAAGTTCTAGAAAAGAATCCCTTACAGAATCCACCACGATATGAAGCTTTGAGAGGTGAACTGAAGGGCTGCTACTCCCGAAGGATAAACATCCAGCACCGTCTAGTTTACGAGATCCTAGAAGAAGAGAAAATTGTTCATGTCCTTAGAATGTGGACTCACTATGAATAA
- a CDS encoding cupin domain-containing protein, with translation MSKFNIKCLVSSIETGGKVSVFEEVVTPGSGPPLHTHEEQLEIFHVISGHIQFELEGERIDVYTGGTATIPPGKKHAFVNKSEKNSIIHFELLPSGKSEEFFERLVAGRFEDIPSLFEEHGLKLLGPPIK, from the coding sequence ATGAGTAAGTTTAATATAAAATGTTTGGTATCTAGTATAGAGACTGGAGGCAAAGTCTCAGTATTTGAAGAAGTCGTAACCCCGGGATCTGGACCTCCTTTGCATACACATGAAGAGCAGTTAGAAATCTTTCATGTAATATCCGGGCATATTCAGTTTGAATTGGAAGGGGAAAGAATAGACGTCTACACTGGTGGTACAGCAACAATTCCGCCTGGGAAGAAACATGCGTTCGTTAATAAGTCTGAAAAGAATTCTATTATTCACTTTGAATTGCTTCCTTCTGGAAAGTCTGAGGAGTTTTTCGAGAGGCTAGTGGCAGGAAGGTTTGAAGATATTCCCAGCTTATTTGAGGAGCATGGTCTCAAGCTGCTTGGACCTCCAATTAAATGA
- a CDS encoding type II toxin-antitoxin system VapB family antitoxin, which yields MRTTLNIDDTIYEKAAKLTGIREKTQLLHEGLRTLIERESSRRLAKLGGSSPKAEQIRRR from the coding sequence ATGAGAACAACATTAAACATTGACGACACCATCTACGAAAAGGCTGCCAAACTGACGGGAATCCGGGAAAAGACCCAGTTACTTCACGAAGGATTAAGGACCTTGATAGAAAGAGAAAGTTCCAGGAGGTTGGCGAAGCTTGGAGGAAGTTCACCTAAGGCTGAACAGATCAGGAGAAGATAA
- a CDS encoding PIN domain-containing protein, which yields MVLVDTSVWIDFLRQGNEKLKKLLEDGEVVTHPLVIGELHIGNISKRKQFIKLLDDLPAIRECSHTEVLYFIEERKLYGKGIGYFDAAILCSAIIFETPLWTLDKRLDSISEALTSRWR from the coding sequence ATGGTCCTTGTAGACACATCGGTATGGATAGATTTCCTACGACAAGGGAATGAGAAATTAAAGAAACTTCTCGAAGATGGGGAAGTAGTAACACATCCCCTGGTGATCGGAGAGTTACACATTGGAAACATTTCGAAGAGAAAGCAGTTTATAAAATTGTTGGATGATTTGCCAGCGATCAGAGAATGTTCACACACTGAGGTGCTTTACTTTATCGAGGAAAGAAAGTTGTACGGGAAAGGAATTGGGTATTTTGATGCTGCCATTTTGTGCTCAGCAATAATCTTTGAGACTCCCCTTTGGACATTAGATAAGCGATTAGATTCAATTTCAGAAGCACTAACCAGTCGCTGGAGGTGA
- a CDS encoding CopG family transcriptional regulator gives MKRATIYFEEDIHKALKVKAAEVSTSVSDLVNEAIRSSLQEDLEDLQAFEDRKNEPTMDFEQFLKKLKEDGKL, from the coding sequence ATGAAAAGAGCGACAATTTATTTTGAAGAAGACATCCACAAGGCCTTGAAAGTTAAGGCCGCAGAAGTGTCTACATCCGTATCTGATTTAGTAAACGAAGCAATTCGTAGCAGCCTCCAGGAGGACCTTGAGGACTTGCAGGCTTTCGAGGATCGAAAGAATGAACCTACTATGGATTTTGAACAGTTTCTCAAGAAGCTGAAAGAAGATGGAAAGCTATAA
- a CDS encoding type II toxin-antitoxin system RelE/ParE family toxin, with protein MESYKIVIKRSATKEIERIPKSHRKRIVSKIQELSKEPRPLGVKKLSGEEKYRIRQGDYRILYKVEDSIITVTVVKVGNRKDVYR; from the coding sequence ATGGAAAGCTATAAGATTGTCATCAAACGTTCAGCGACGAAAGAAATTGAGAGAATTCCCAAATCGCACCGAAAGAGAATCGTTTCCAAGATCCAAGAGTTATCGAAGGAACCCCGCCCTTTGGGTGTTAAGAAATTGAGTGGAGAAGAGAAGTACAGGATTCGCCAAGGAGATTACCGGATTTTGTACAAAGTCGAGGACTCGATCATTACGGTCACAGTTGTAAAGGTAGGGAATAGAAAAGATGTATACAGGTAA
- a CDS encoding MarC family protein: MNDYIQAFVTIVALVNPAICAQMFSECTAGLSKEQRTTAAIKSVVAITIILLLAAVAGISILNIFGISLNAFSCAGGGILVWIGASMIKSAQKEPESLSKDDTRKTFSLAPLILFGASPGTITGVITVSAFHGHQLLPIPAILGVLTTSLVLGMVLLLCAMFSKKTQKPSMAKRMITSYMGVIVIAMGVQFILSGIKAFLA, encoded by the coding sequence ATGAATGATTACATACAGGCATTTGTAACAATCGTTGCACTGGTGAATCCAGCAATCTGCGCACAGATGTTCTCCGAGTGCACTGCAGGCCTTTCGAAAGAACAAAGAACTACGGCGGCTATAAAGTCTGTCGTTGCGATCACGATCATCTTACTTCTCGCTGCAGTAGCTGGAATCTCCATTTTAAATATATTTGGAATTTCCCTAAATGCATTTTCCTGTGCGGGCGGGGGAATCCTGGTATGGATTGGCGCCAGCATGATCAAGTCGGCACAGAAAGAGCCCGAATCGCTGTCCAAAGACGACACACGCAAGACGTTTTCACTAGCTCCATTAATATTGTTCGGTGCGAGTCCGGGGACAATCACAGGCGTGATTACTGTATCCGCATTTCACGGCCACCAGCTATTACCAATTCCTGCAATTCTCGGCGTTCTTACAACTTCATTGGTTCTGGGAATGGTGTTACTTCTTTGTGCAATGTTCTCTAAGAAGACTCAAAAACCCTCAATGGCAAAAAGGATGATCACTAGTTATATGGGGGTTATTGTCATCGCTATGGGGGTTCAGTTTATTCTATCTGGAATTAAAGCTTTCTTAGCTTAA